One Chryseobacterium wanjuense genomic region harbors:
- a CDS encoding RNA polymerase sigma factor: protein MPQKEKENIISQTVSKYGGRLMSYIRPKVKNTEDAEDILQEVWYQFSSLTNLSEIVNVGGWLYRVTANKITDKYRKKKTENLEDFVYEDEDGDFSIKDILLMDESAGPEVKMFQDEIWKKLFEALEELPEKQRLAYVENELNDKTLQEIADEQGENIKTIISRKNYAVKHLRNRLRKLYEDLNS, encoded by the coding sequence ATGCCACAGAAGGAGAAGGAAAATATCATCTCGCAGACCGTTTCAAAGTACGGAGGAAGGCTGATGTCGTACATTCGTCCGAAAGTGAAAAACACGGAAGATGCGGAAGATATTCTGCAGGAGGTGTGGTATCAGTTCAGTAGTCTTACCAATCTTTCTGAGATTGTGAACGTTGGCGGGTGGCTGTACAGGGTGACGGCCAATAAAATCACGGACAAATACCGCAAAAAGAAAACCGAAAATCTTGAAGATTTCGTCTATGAAGATGAAGACGGGGATTTTTCCATCAAAGATATTTTACTGATGGACGAAAGTGCGGGTCCGGAAGTGAAAATGTTTCAGGATGAAATCTGGAAAAAACTCTTTGAAGCCTTGGAAGAACTTCCGGAAAAACAAAGATTAGCCTACGTAGAAAATGAGCTCAATGACAAGACACTCCAGGAAATTGCCGATGAACAGGGCGAAAACATTAAAACAATTATCAGTCGGAAAAACTACGCTGTAAAACATCTGAGAAACCGATTGAGAAAATTATACGAAGATTTAAATAGTTAG
- a CDS encoding J domain-containing protein — MKDYYYFLGISHDASEEDIKKAYRKLSLKYHPDKNENDDFFADRFREIQEAYETLSDKSRRHSYDQNLENHQKSFRYNVPPSIKTFTANKIHAKKGEEIIINWQTQNADVVKVLPFGLEKPYGERTFKITEFKDGKFQILLHATNSLLHKTVVQGITITEVFENNTEKFKDKAEELFKSQPRTAANPHGQPKVARIVVGVIFLILAIYFLIKSLS; from the coding sequence ATGAAAGATTACTACTATTTTCTCGGGATTTCTCATGATGCTTCGGAAGAGGACATCAAAAAAGCTTATAGAAAATTATCCTTGAAATATCATCCTGATAAAAATGAAAACGACGACTTCTTTGCAGATCGTTTTCGTGAAATTCAGGAGGCTTATGAAACATTGAGCGATAAAAGCAGGAGACATTCTTACGACCAGAATTTAGAAAATCACCAAAAAAGTTTCAGATACAATGTTCCGCCTTCGATCAAGACATTTACGGCGAATAAAATTCATGCTAAAAAAGGAGAGGAGATTATCATCAATTGGCAGACTCAGAATGCTGATGTGGTAAAAGTTCTCCCTTTCGGACTGGAAAAACCGTACGGAGAAAGAACATTTAAAATAACCGAATTTAAGGACGGGAAATTCCAGATTTTACTTCATGCGACCAACTCGCTTTTGCATAAAACGGTGGTTCAGGGAATTACTATTACAGAAGTTTTTGAAAACAATACAGAAAAATTCAAAGATAAAGCGGAAGAATTATTCAAGTCACAACCGAGAACAGCTGCAAATCCGCATGGTCAGCCAAAAGTTGCGAGGATCGTCGTAGGAGTTATATTCCTGATTTTGGCGATTTATTTTTTAATAAAAAGTCTGAGCTAA
- the gcvP gene encoding aminomethyl-transferring glycine dehydrogenase: MNTEQFVSRHISLNEADKQAMLEKVGVSSIEELISQTIPSSIRLEKDLEISEPLSEYEMLIHSKELASKNTDYTSYIGFGYHNTLLPSAIQRNIFENPSWYTAYTPYQAEIAQGRLEALLNFQTVVCDLTGFALANASLLDESTAAAEAMHMFFNNRTKDQKKAGANKFFVSDLVLPQTIAVLKTKAEGLEIEIVEGDHKTHQLDASYYGVLLQYPGKNGIVLDYTEDIVEYKKLDLQVAVACDPMALVKLKSPASMGADCAVGTTQRFGIPLGYGGPHAAFFSCKEDYKRDIPGRIIGVSQDMYGRRALRMALQTREQHIKREKATSNICTAQVLLAVMAGMYAVYHGPKGLNYIADQIHFKANALKGGLKALGYEIVEEPIFDTVKIVMNEDEKGRLMRMMLDHRLNLNYFTEGIVSVAINESTTLEKLNVLMASFAQFKDKQTFKLEIKEGYSIPEENLRKDEILTEEVFNKYHTETELMRYIKRLERKDLSLTHSMISLGSCTMKLNAATQMLPLSWENWGAVHPFVPVDQAGGYQEMIRELEKDLAEITGFAGTSLQPNSGAQGEYAGLMVIREYHISRGEGHRNVVLIPQSAHGTNPASAAMAGMKIVVVKNLESGEIDFEDLKAKAEQHSENLSCVMITYPSTYGFFDANIKEITALIHQHGGQVYMDGANMNAQVGYTSPGNIGADVCHLNLHKTFAIPHGGGGPGVGPICVAKHLVPFLPSNANIRIGAKEAIDGISAAPYGSGLILNISYAYIKMLGTSGLKKATEHAILNANYLKEILAEHFPILYSNTQGRVAHECIVDFRQFKSLGIEVADVAKRLMDYGFHAPTVSFPVAGTLMIEPTESESKAEIDRFAEALIAIKQEIDEIANGEADPANNVLKNAPHTEQLVISDSWDKPYSREKAAYPLEWVRDHKFFASVSRVDEAYGDRNLVCTCEPIEAYM, from the coding sequence ATGAATACAGAACAGTTTGTGAGCCGTCACATTTCCTTGAATGAAGCCGATAAACAGGCGATGTTGGAAAAAGTTGGCGTTTCAAGTATCGAAGAGCTAATCTCTCAAACCATCCCTTCTTCTATCCGTTTAGAAAAAGATCTTGAAATCTCAGAACCGCTTTCAGAATACGAAATGCTTATTCATTCGAAAGAATTGGCATCGAAAAATACTGATTATACAAGCTATATCGGTTTTGGATATCACAATACATTGTTGCCGTCGGCTATTCAGAGAAATATTTTTGAAAACCCGAGTTGGTATACAGCTTATACTCCTTATCAGGCGGAGATCGCTCAGGGAAGATTGGAAGCTCTTTTGAATTTCCAGACTGTTGTGTGTGATCTTACAGGTTTTGCTTTGGCAAACGCTTCATTGTTAGACGAATCTACGGCAGCTGCAGAAGCAATGCACATGTTCTTCAACAACAGAACGAAAGATCAGAAAAAAGCAGGGGCAAACAAATTCTTCGTTTCAGACCTTGTTCTACCTCAAACCATTGCTGTTTTAAAAACTAAAGCAGAAGGGTTGGAAATCGAAATCGTAGAAGGTGACCACAAAACGCACCAGTTGGATGCTTCTTACTATGGCGTTCTATTGCAGTATCCGGGTAAAAACGGAATCGTTTTAGATTATACGGAAGATATCGTAGAATATAAAAAATTAGACCTTCAGGTTGCTGTTGCCTGTGATCCGATGGCTTTGGTTAAGTTAAAATCTCCTGCTTCAATGGGGGCAGACTGCGCTGTTGGAACAACGCAGAGATTTGGTATTCCATTGGGATATGGTGGCCCTCACGCGGCATTTTTCTCTTGTAAGGAAGATTATAAGAGAGATATTCCGGGAAGAATCATCGGGGTTTCTCAGGATATGTACGGAAGACGTGCACTGAGAATGGCTTTACAAACGAGAGAGCAGCACATTAAGAGAGAAAAGGCAACTTCCAATATCTGTACAGCTCAGGTTCTTTTGGCAGTAATGGCGGGAATGTACGCTGTGTATCACGGTCCTAAAGGATTAAACTATATCGCAGATCAGATTCATTTTAAAGCAAATGCTTTGAAAGGTGGTTTGAAAGCATTAGGATATGAAATCGTTGAAGAGCCAATCTTCGACACGGTAAAAATCGTAATGAATGAGGATGAAAAGGGAAGATTAATGAGAATGATGCTTGATCACAGACTTAATCTGAACTATTTCACAGAAGGAATCGTAAGTGTTGCGATCAACGAAAGTACGACATTGGAGAAATTAAATGTTCTGATGGCTTCTTTTGCTCAGTTTAAAGACAAGCAGACTTTCAAATTAGAAATTAAAGAAGGATACAGCATTCCTGAGGAGAATTTAAGAAAAGACGAAATTCTTACGGAAGAAGTATTCAACAAATACCACACGGAAACAGAATTAATGCGTTACATCAAGCGTCTGGAAAGAAAAGATTTATCATTAACACATTCAATGATTTCTCTAGGTTCTTGTACGATGAAACTGAACGCAGCTACTCAGATGTTACCGTTATCTTGGGAAAATTGGGGCGCAGTTCACCCATTTGTACCGGTTGACCAAGCTGGAGGATATCAGGAGATGATCCGTGAATTGGAGAAAGACTTGGCAGAAATTACAGGTTTTGCAGGAACTTCTCTTCAGCCAAACTCTGGAGCTCAGGGAGAATATGCAGGATTAATGGTAATCAGAGAATATCACATCTCAAGAGGCGAAGGTCACAGAAATGTAGTATTGATTCCTCAGTCTGCACACGGAACAAACCCGGCTTCTGCAGCAATGGCAGGAATGAAAATCGTTGTTGTTAAAAACCTTGAAAGCGGAGAAATTGATTTCGAAGATTTAAAAGCAAAAGCAGAACAGCATTCTGAAAACCTTTCTTGTGTAATGATCACGTATCCATCAACTTACGGGTTCTTTGACGCCAACATTAAAGAAATTACAGCATTGATCCACCAGCATGGCGGACAAGTATATATGGATGGTGCCAACATGAACGCTCAGGTAGGTTACACAAGTCCTGGAAACATCGGAGCAGACGTTTGTCACCTGAATCTTCACAAAACTTTCGCAATTCCTCACGGAGGTGGAGGTCCTGGAGTTGGTCCGATCTGTGTGGCTAAACACTTAGTTCCTTTCCTTCCTTCAAACGCAAACATCAGAATCGGGGCTAAAGAAGCTATCGACGGTATTTCTGCGGCACCTTACGGTTCCGGATTGATCTTGAATATTTCTTACGCTTACATCAAAATGCTAGGAACTTCAGGATTGAAAAAAGCAACGGAGCATGCGATCTTAAATGCTAATTATTTAAAAGAAATTTTAGCTGAGCATTTCCCGATTTTATATTCAAATACGCAGGGTAGAGTAGCGCACGAGTGTATCGTAGATTTCAGACAGTTCAAGTCTTTAGGAATTGAAGTTGCTGATGTTGCGAAGAGATTGATGGATTATGGTTTCCACGCTCCTACAGTTTCTTTCCCGGTTGCAGGAACATTAATGATCGAGCCTACAGAATCTGAAAGCAAAGCGGAAATCGATCGTTTTGCAGAAGCTTTAATTGCCATCAAACAAGAGATTGATGAGATTGCAAACGGTGAAGCAGATCCTGCAAACAACGTATTGAAAAACGCTCCTCACACGGAACAACTGGTTATCTCTGATTCTTGGGATAAACCATACAGCCGAGAAAAAGCGGCGTATCCACTAGAATGGGTGAGAGACCACAAATTCTTTGCTTCTGTTTCAAGAGTTGATGAAGCTTACGGAGACAGAAACTTGGTTTGTACTTGTGAGCCGATCGAAGCTTATATGTAA
- a CDS encoding DUF1801 domain-containing protein, translating into MRIEQQIQNYITTQPESKNSELQTLHHLILTAMPECKLWFLDGKNDEGKVVSNPNIGYGVHMMKYANGSTKEFYKIGLSANTTGISVYIMGIDDKKFLAETYGKRLGKASVTGYCIKFKTLKDIDIDVLEEAIKYANEQ; encoded by the coding sequence ATGAGAATAGAACAACAAATCCAAAACTACATCACCACCCAACCAGAATCTAAAAACAGCGAACTCCAAACCCTGCATCACTTAATTTTAACAGCAATGCCGGAATGTAAATTATGGTTTTTAGACGGTAAAAACGATGAAGGAAAAGTAGTTTCCAATCCCAATATCGGATATGGAGTTCACATGATGAAATATGCTAACGGAAGCACAAAAGAGTTCTATAAAATTGGATTAAGTGCGAATACAACAGGAATTTCTGTTTACATTATGGGAATTGATGATAAAAAATTCTTAGCCGAAACGTATGGAAAAAGACTAGGCAAAGCGAGTGTGACTGGATATTGTATTAAATTTAAAACATTAAAAGATATTGATATTGATGTGCTTGAAGAAGCAATAAAATATGCAAACGAGCAATAA
- a CDS encoding YggS family pyridoxal phosphate-dependent enzyme, with amino-acid sequence MKEDLLHNLEIINQRIKNACEKAGRNADEVKLLLATKTVSAERIKLALENSETLIAENKVQELKEKYEDLKDIPHENHFIGHLQTNKIKDILKYDVRCIQSLDRLDLAEKLHQRLAMEGKTMDVLIQVNTSDEESKFGIHPDFAIDLVKKVSEFDTLKIKGLMTIGLFSAETEKVRTCFKILKNLQQEIIQQNIPNVEMKELSMGMSGDLETAIEEGSTIVRVGTAVFGARIYPDSYYWNENSKNL; translated from the coding sequence ATGAAAGAAGATCTACTCCATAATCTTGAAATCATCAACCAAAGAATAAAAAATGCTTGTGAAAAAGCAGGCCGAAATGCTGATGAAGTGAAATTATTACTGGCAACCAAAACCGTTTCCGCTGAAAGGATAAAGCTCGCTCTGGAAAACAGCGAAACATTAATTGCCGAGAATAAAGTGCAGGAACTCAAGGAAAAATATGAAGATTTAAAAGACATTCCCCACGAAAATCATTTTATCGGACATCTCCAGACAAATAAAATCAAGGATATTTTGAAATATGATGTACGTTGTATTCAGTCTCTTGATCGTTTGGATTTGGCTGAAAAGCTTCATCAACGGCTTGCCATGGAAGGAAAAACGATGGATGTTTTGATCCAGGTGAATACTTCGGATGAGGAAAGTAAATTTGGAATTCATCCTGATTTTGCGATTGATTTAGTGAAAAAAGTTTCCGAATTTGACACATTGAAAATCAAGGGTTTGATGACGATTGGGCTGTTTAGTGCGGAAACGGAAAAAGTCCGGACTTGTTTTAAAATCTTAAAAAATTTGCAACAGGAAATTATCCAACAAAATATTCCGAACGTAGAAATGAAAGAACTCTCCATGGGAATGAGCGGCGATCTGGAAACTGCCATTGAAGAAGGTTCTACGATCGTGAGAGTGGGAACGGCGGTTTTTGGGGCGAGAATTTATCCGGATTCTTATTATTGGAATGAAAACAGTAAAAATTTGTAA
- a CDS encoding AAA family ATPase has product MNLYNLIIQDKEEVTLNDVFLAPNNKEQLVQLIKENTYSRELQEYGLPVNNKVLLQGSSGCGKTMTAKAVANALGKNIIILNLSNIVSSRIGETSQNIKMIFDKAARERSVLFLDELDQIGKARGSDDKDVGEMRRLVNTLIQLIDYYPENALLLCATNHPEIIDPALIRRFQLKINYEMPSKDFLDRFYDNLLSKFPEDLRKIERKYEVSFAEAKDHTFTVVKGNLIQKLEAQHQTQS; this is encoded by the coding sequence ATGAATCTGTACAACCTTATTATTCAAGACAAAGAAGAAGTGACGCTGAATGATGTTTTCCTTGCCCCCAACAATAAGGAACAATTGGTACAGCTCATCAAAGAAAATACGTATTCCCGTGAACTGCAGGAATATGGTCTTCCGGTGAACAATAAAGTGCTCCTGCAGGGAAGCTCGGGCTGCGGAAAAACCATGACTGCAAAGGCAGTTGCGAATGCTTTGGGTAAAAATATCATCATCCTTAATCTAAGCAATATCGTCTCTTCAAGAATTGGCGAAACTTCACAAAATATTAAAATGATTTTCGATAAAGCGGCTCGTGAAAGATCGGTACTTTTCCTTGACGAGCTCGATCAGATCGGGAAAGCGAGGGGCAGCGACGACAAAGATGTGGGCGAAATGAGACGACTGGTGAATACATTGATCCAGCTGATTGATTATTATCCCGAAAATGCGCTTCTTCTGTGTGCTACAAACCACCCTGAAATCATTGATCCTGCGTTGATCAGACGTTTCCAGCTCAAAATTAATTATGAAATGCCTTCGAAAGATTTTCTGGATCGTTTTTATGATAATTTATTGTCAAAATTCCCGGAAGATTTGAGGAAAATTGAAAGAAAATATGAGGTTTCTTTTGCGGAAGCGAAAGATCATACTTTTACGGTTGTGAAGGGAAATTTAATTCAGAAACTGGAAGCTCAACATCAAACTCAATCATGA